In Pedobacter sp. SL55, the following proteins share a genomic window:
- a CDS encoding beta-N-acetylhexosaminidase: protein MKKLFLTAVAAFYFSSLSAQTDANMGIIPAPVSVVKASGYFILNDNVVICALPSDREVAQALKTFLSSKGITAKIVSAKMPLTAKQKAIILNNDFENKLPNEGYQIAVNGNRVMLKGKNAGLFYAMQSFLQMFPNERVKGVYSIQNVEINDYPRFTYRGLHLDVGRHFFPLSFIKKYIDVMATYKLNNFHWHLTEDQGWRIEIKKYPRLTEVGASRNGTIIGVYPGSGGTDNEVYKGYYTQEEAKEIVAYAASKYINVIPEIELPGHGSAAIAAYPELSAFPERDTYIGADWPWSGPRTGKQVQQTWGVFDDIFVPSENTFKFLENVLDEVIAIFPSKYIHIGGDEAPKKYWKESEFCQQLIKEKGLKDEHGLQSYFIQRIEK, encoded by the coding sequence ATGAAAAAGTTGTTTCTTACGGCTGTAGCAGCATTTTATTTTTCAAGTCTGAGCGCTCAAACAGATGCGAACATGGGTATTATACCTGCACCTGTATCTGTTGTTAAAGCATCAGGTTATTTTATATTGAATGATAATGTTGTTATATGTGCGCTACCTTCAGATAGAGAAGTTGCACAAGCACTTAAAACGTTCTTGTCGTCAAAAGGAATTACGGCAAAAATAGTTTCTGCAAAAATGCCGTTAACGGCAAAACAAAAAGCGATTATTTTAAATAACGATTTTGAAAATAAATTGCCTAACGAAGGTTATCAAATAGCTGTAAACGGAAACAGGGTTATGCTAAAGGGCAAAAATGCAGGGTTGTTTTATGCTATGCAATCGTTTCTACAAATGTTCCCTAACGAGCGGGTAAAAGGTGTTTACAGTATTCAAAACGTAGAAATTAACGATTATCCCCGTTTCACTTACCGTGGTTTGCACTTAGATGTTGGTCGTCATTTCTTTCCACTTTCTTTCATCAAAAAATATATTGATGTAATGGCAACTTATAAGTTAAATAACTTTCATTGGCATTTAACCGAAGATCAGGGCTGGAGAATTGAAATTAAAAAATATCCTAGACTAACCGAGGTTGGCGCAAGTAGAAACGGGACTATTATTGGTGTATATCCAGGTTCTGGAGGTACTGATAATGAAGTTTACAAAGGTTATTACACCCAAGAAGAGGCCAAAGAAATTGTAGCCTACGCCGCTTCAAAATACATCAATGTTATTCCAGAAATTGAATTGCCGGGTCACGGTTCGGCAGCCATAGCGGCATATCCAGAATTAAGCGCTTTTCCAGAAAGGGACACTTACATTGGTGCCGATTGGCCCTGGTCTGGCCCTAGAACTGGTAAACAGGTGCAGCAAACGTGGGGTGTGTTTGATGATATTTTTGTGCCTTCAGAAAATACTTTTAAGTTTTTGGAGAATGTATTGGATGAAGTAATCGCCATTTTTCCATCAAAATATATCCACATTGGAGGCGATGAAGCACCAAAAAAATACTGGAAGGAATCTGAATTTTGCCAGCAGCTGATTAAAGAAAAAGGCTTGAAAGATGAGCATGGTTTGCAAAGTTATTTCATCCAAAGGATAGAAAAGTAA
- the trxB gene encoding thioredoxin-disulfide reductase — protein sequence MSQQEELEHIECLIIGSGPAGYTAAIYAARADLKPVMYTGMEMGGQLTQTTDVDNFPGYPDGIMGPEMMEDFKNQAERFGTQIRFGYVSSVDFSSLPHKVTVDESKTILADTVIIATGAKAKWLGLPSEQQYNGFGVSACAVCDGFFFKGQTVAIVGAGDTAAEEATYLAKLCKKVYMLVRRDEFRASKAMVHRVLNTENIEVLYDTQTTEIIGNGKNVTGVKVFNHKTEEAKTLDIEGFFVAIGHKPNTDIFKGWLDMDDTGYLQTVPGTSKTNVEGVFACGDVQDSIYRQAVTAAGSGCMAALDAERYLAAKADTK from the coding sequence ATGTCACAACAAGAAGAATTAGAGCACATAGAGTGCCTTATCATAGGCTCGGGTCCAGCAGGTTATACAGCGGCAATTTATGCAGCAAGGGCCGATTTAAAACCAGTAATGTACACCGGTATGGAAATGGGCGGTCAGCTAACCCAAACTACCGATGTAGATAATTTCCCAGGTTACCCTGACGGAATTATGGGGCCTGAGATGATGGAAGACTTTAAAAACCAAGCAGAACGTTTTGGTACGCAAATTCGCTTTGGTTATGTAAGTTCGGTAGATTTTTCTTCGCTACCTCATAAAGTAACGGTTGACGAAAGCAAAACTATTTTGGCCGATACGGTAATTATAGCTACTGGCGCTAAAGCTAAATGGTTAGGTTTACCAAGTGAGCAACAATATAACGGTTTCGGTGTTTCGGCTTGTGCCGTTTGTGATGGTTTTTTCTTTAAAGGCCAAACGGTAGCTATTGTAGGTGCTGGCGACACCGCTGCCGAAGAAGCCACCTACTTAGCAAAACTTTGTAAAAAAGTGTATATGTTAGTGCGTAGAGACGAGTTCCGTGCTTCAAAAGCAATGGTACATCGTGTATTAAATACCGAAAATATTGAAGTGCTTTACGATACCCAAACTACCGAGATTATTGGCAATGGCAAAAATGTAACTGGCGTTAAAGTTTTCAACCATAAAACAGAAGAAGCTAAAACTTTAGATATAGAAGGTTTCTTCGTAGCTATTGGCCATAAACCTAACACAGACATTTTTAAAGGTTGGTTAGATATGGACGATACAGGTTATTTGCAAACTGTTCCGGGTACATCTAAAACCAATGTAGAAGGCGTTTTTGCCTGTGGTGATGTGCAAGATAGCATTTACAGACAAGCGGTTACTGCCGCAGGTTCTGGCTGTATGGCCGCTCTTGATGCAGAAAGATATTTAGCAGCAAAGGCTGATACAAAGTAA
- a CDS encoding family 20 glycosylhydrolase codes for MNGKGRSIIGWDEILEGGLAPNATVMSWRGEKGGIEAAQQNHDVLMTPSTNGLYFDHKQSTAEDEPLTIGRNGKGFAHYTKVYNYDPVPAVLTAEQKKYIKGVQANLWTEYIETPAKAEYMIFPRVFALAEIAWTPLEKKDLKNFSEERLALHLARLDETGTNFWVPTAVGQPNKEVTGENHVINLQSPIIGAKIFYTLDGFRPSENAAEYTSPIKINVPQGKKKVLKTIVITPSGKRSVVAETVFNNSAEIK; via the coding sequence TTGAATGGTAAAGGTCGTTCTATCATTGGTTGGGATGAGATTTTAGAAGGTGGTTTGGCACCAAACGCTACCGTAATGAGCTGGAGAGGCGAGAAGGGTGGTATAGAAGCGGCACAGCAAAACCACGATGTGTTGATGACGCCAAGTACCAATGGTTTGTATTTCGATCACAAACAGTCTACCGCCGAAGACGAGCCTTTAACCATAGGCAGAAATGGAAAAGGCTTTGCACATTACACCAAAGTTTATAATTACGATCCAGTTCCGGCGGTACTTACTGCAGAGCAGAAAAAATACATCAAAGGCGTGCAAGCCAATTTATGGACCGAATACATTGAAACGCCTGCAAAAGCTGAGTATATGATTTTTCCTAGAGTTTTTGCCTTAGCTGAAATTGCTTGGACACCATTGGAAAAGAAAGACTTGAAGAATTTTAGCGAAGAACGTTTAGCATTGCACTTAGCTAGATTAGATGAAACAGGAACTAACTTTTGGGTACCTACAGCTGTTGGCCAACCAAATAAAGAAGTAACTGGAGAAAATCACGTTATCAATTTGCAATCTCCAATCATTGGTGCTAAAATTTTCTACACGTTAGATGGTTTCCGACCGTCGGAAAATGCCGCAGAATATACATCGCCAATAAAAATAAATGTACCACAAGGCAAGAAAAAAGTTTTGAAAACGATTGTAATTACCCCAAGCGGAAAACGTAGCGTAGTTGCCGAAACTGTTTTTAATAACAGCGCAGAAATTAAATAA